A genomic window from Halorubrum trapanicum includes:
- the glp gene encoding gephyrin-like molybdotransferase Glp, with protein sequence MSHDRRESGFKRRTRVADARATLLDAVTPHDRTESVPVEAADGRVVAEPIDAPAPVPGYDRAAMDGYAVRASDTFGAGDRSPAVLAAKSAEAEADAVTPGEAARVHTGSAVPEGADAVVMIEQVEEVGDEVEVFDAVATGENVGEAGEDVADGQRLYEPGHVLRPSDLGLLRSVGLDRVSVREPPEVAVIPTGEELVESDPGPGEVIETNGLTVSRLVERWGGEARYRDVVTDDPEALREAVAADLDADVVVTTGGSSVGERDLIPEVVDGLGEVLVHGVALKPGHPVCLGAAEGTPIVSLPGYPVACIVNAAQFLRPALKRAAGTDAEPFPTRRATLARKVASEPGVRTFARVTLSESDDETDGEADESDGDDDESADALPTATPTRASGSGILSSVALADGWVVVPEPREGLDAGEAVDVELWEVTE encoded by the coding sequence ATGAGCCACGACAGACGCGAGTCCGGGTTCAAGCGGCGGACCCGGGTCGCGGACGCGAGGGCGACGCTGCTCGACGCCGTCACGCCCCACGACCGGACGGAGTCGGTCCCGGTCGAGGCGGCGGACGGCCGCGTCGTCGCCGAACCGATCGACGCGCCCGCGCCGGTGCCGGGGTACGATCGCGCCGCGATGGACGGGTACGCGGTCCGCGCCAGCGACACCTTCGGCGCGGGCGACCGCTCGCCCGCGGTCCTCGCGGCGAAGTCCGCCGAGGCCGAGGCCGACGCGGTCACGCCCGGCGAGGCCGCCCGCGTCCACACCGGCAGCGCGGTGCCCGAGGGCGCGGACGCGGTCGTGATGATCGAACAAGTCGAGGAGGTCGGCGACGAGGTGGAGGTGTTCGACGCGGTCGCGACCGGCGAGAACGTCGGCGAGGCCGGCGAGGACGTCGCCGACGGCCAGCGGCTGTACGAGCCCGGCCACGTCCTGCGCCCCTCCGACCTCGGGCTCCTGCGCTCGGTCGGCCTCGACCGCGTCTCGGTCCGCGAGCCGCCCGAGGTCGCCGTCATTCCGACCGGCGAGGAGTTAGTCGAGTCCGACCCCGGCCCGGGCGAGGTGATCGAGACGAACGGGCTCACGGTCTCGCGGCTCGTCGAGCGCTGGGGCGGCGAGGCGCGCTACCGCGACGTGGTCACCGACGACCCGGAGGCGCTCCGGGAGGCGGTCGCGGCCGACCTCGACGCCGACGTGGTCGTCACCACCGGCGGCTCCTCGGTGGGCGAGCGGGACTTGATCCCCGAGGTCGTCGACGGCCTCGGCGAGGTGCTGGTCCACGGCGTCGCCCTGAAGCCCGGCCACCCGGTCTGCCTCGGGGCGGCCGAGGGGACGCCGATCGTCTCGCTCCCGGGCTATCCGGTCGCGTGTATCGTCAACGCGGCGCAGTTCCTCCGGCCCGCCCTGAAACGCGCGGCCGGGACCGACGCCGAGCCGTTCCCGACGCGGCGCGCGACGCTCGCCCGGAAGGTCGCGAGCGAGCCCGGCGTGCGGACGTTCGCGCGGGTGACGCTCTCGGAGTCGGACGACGAAACCGACGGGGAAGCCGACGAGAGCGACGGAGACGACGACGAGAGCGCCGACGCGCTCCCGACCGCGACGCCGACGCGCGCGAGCGGCTCCGGTATCCTCTCAAGCGTCGCGCTCGCCGACGGCTGGGTCGTCGTCCCCGAGCCGCGGGAGGGACTCGACGCGGGCGAGGCGGTCGACGTCGAACTCTGGGAGGTGACCGAATGA
- a CDS encoding PHP domain-containing protein, with translation MSRVTVSIDPHVHSEGSYDGHEPVELILEHAAEIGLDAVVITDHDVIRESKRAAEIAPEYGLIGIPGVEVSTAHGHLLAIGVERMPPRGRPYAETVSWIRDRGGVAVVPHPFQRSRHGVRQRNIPTPGPDADADEPVAADGAPEAGEVETDPDPNPDPAAPVAEVDAIEVFNAWLFTGYRNRRARRFAAEHGYPGIAASDAHHLQYVGRAFTELTVEGAESVHEVTADDVLAAIRRGTTTVEGRRAPIRMAAKHYVGAAGRRSAYYARTGAARGARATKRTAVDGAVAAKVAALQSVHRTRRLLSWFA, from the coding sequence GTGTCCCGCGTCACCGTCAGCATCGACCCGCACGTCCACTCCGAGGGGAGCTACGACGGCCACGAGCCGGTCGAGCTGATTCTCGAACACGCGGCCGAGATCGGGCTCGACGCGGTCGTCATCACCGACCACGACGTGATCCGGGAGTCGAAGCGAGCGGCCGAGATCGCGCCCGAGTACGGGCTGATCGGCATCCCCGGCGTGGAGGTGTCGACCGCGCACGGCCACCTGCTGGCGATCGGCGTCGAGCGGATGCCGCCCCGCGGCCGCCCCTACGCCGAGACGGTCAGCTGGATCCGCGACCGCGGCGGGGTCGCCGTCGTCCCGCACCCGTTCCAGCGCTCGCGCCACGGCGTCCGCCAGCGCAACATCCCGACGCCCGGGCCGGACGCGGACGCGGACGAGCCCGTCGCGGCGGACGGCGCCCCCGAAGCCGGAGAGGTCGAAACGGACCCGGACCCGAATCCGGACCCCGCCGCGCCGGTCGCCGAAGTCGACGCGATCGAGGTGTTCAACGCGTGGCTGTTCACGGGGTACCGGAACCGTCGCGCGCGGCGCTTCGCTGCCGAACACGGCTACCCCGGAATCGCCGCGAGCGACGCGCACCACCTCCAGTACGTCGGCCGGGCGTTCACGGAGCTGACGGTCGAGGGCGCCGAGTCCGTTCATGAGGTCACCGCCGACGACGTGCTGGCGGCGATCCGCCGCGGCACGACGACCGTCGAGGGGCGCCGCGCGCCGATCCGGATGGCCGCGAAACACTACGTCGGCGCGGCCGGGCGCCGGTCTGCGTACTACGCGCGAACCGGCGCGGCCCGCGGCGCGCGAGCCACCAAGCGGACCGCGGTCGACGGCGCCGTCGCCGCGAAGGTCGCCGCGCTTCAGTCGGTTCACCGCACCCGGCGGCTCCTCTCCTGGTTCGCCTGA
- a CDS encoding permease gives MSEADAENVLIEYYRRYVGDPDRTIDVYAGFGLFFAGIALGVIGVVVFLYSATLDPTALSTYAVQEVAAVAGAVGLPALLFGIVVLLPVDRRMLYLAGAGIAVTLVGTGAFTWAYPHNWNVVVNPDYSAQIVALYTLGLVAVIGATGGALVAHRVERATGGAVASGAAGGTGTGGGAADAGGASGSGASGAGGEEVTEESVRADIERELEDAELTWGGVERSETRRLELNTSAVDEADVDTEKLAGSATETRTTSGTVNDAVSELKGLQGGEAKTDSGQGTDDQAAKLRELREQQRKEAESEDEDGSVVDKIKGLFG, from the coding sequence ATGAGCGAAGCGGACGCCGAGAACGTCCTCATCGAGTACTACCGTCGCTACGTCGGCGACCCGGACCGGACGATCGACGTGTACGCCGGCTTCGGGCTGTTCTTCGCCGGCATCGCGCTCGGAGTGATCGGGGTCGTCGTGTTCCTCTACAGCGCGACGCTCGACCCGACCGCGCTCTCGACGTACGCGGTCCAAGAGGTCGCCGCGGTCGCGGGCGCGGTCGGCCTCCCGGCGCTGCTTTTCGGCATCGTCGTCCTCCTGCCGGTGGACCGGCGGATGCTGTACCTCGCGGGCGCCGGGATCGCGGTCACGCTCGTCGGGACGGGCGCGTTCACCTGGGCGTACCCGCACAACTGGAACGTCGTCGTCAACCCCGACTACAGCGCGCAGATCGTCGCCCTGTACACGCTCGGGCTGGTGGCGGTCATCGGCGCGACCGGCGGCGCCCTGGTCGCCCACCGGGTCGAGCGCGCGACGGGCGGCGCGGTCGCGAGCGGCGCGGCGGGCGGTACGGGCACCGGAGGCGGCGCCGCGGACGCGGGGGGCGCGTCGGGTTCGGGAGCGTCGGGGGCCGGCGGCGAGGAGGTCACCGAGGAGTCGGTCCGCGCGGACATCGAGCGCGAGCTGGAGGACGCGGAGCTGACGTGGGGCGGCGTCGAGCGCTCCGAGACGCGCCGGCTGGAGCTGAACACGAGCGCGGTCGACGAGGCCGACGTCGATACCGAGAAGCTCGCCGGGTCCGCGACCGAGACGCGGACGACCTCCGGCACAGTCAACGACGCGGTGTCGGAGTTAAAAGGTCTCCAGGGCGGTGAGGCGAAGACCGATAGCGGGCAGGGCACCGACGACCAGGCCGCGAAGCTCCGCGAGCTTCGCGAACAGCAGCGGAAGGAGGCCGAGTCGGAGGACGAGGACGGCTCGGTCGTCGACAAGATCAAGGGACTGTTCGGCTGA
- a CDS encoding nucleoside deaminase, translating to MTDADAPGGAGEFQDLEDLPEDPTDREYVERTIRLSEEAVEAGNTPFGALLVVDGEVVGEARNETRTEGDVAAHPELTLARWAARELDADELADCTMYASTEPCPMCATAIHYAGIGRVVFGVDGETLGELSGDVVPIPLEEVIRRADGDTTVEGPIAVDAAMAVHDDFFREP from the coding sequence ATGACAGACGCGGACGCGCCCGGCGGCGCCGGCGAGTTTCAGGACCTCGAGGACCTCCCCGAGGACCCGACCGATCGGGAGTACGTGGAGCGAACCATCAGGCTCTCCGAGGAGGCGGTGGAGGCCGGCAACACGCCGTTCGGCGCGCTGCTCGTCGTCGACGGCGAGGTCGTCGGCGAGGCGCGCAACGAGACGCGGACCGAGGGCGACGTGGCGGCGCACCCCGAGCTGACGCTCGCGCGCTGGGCCGCGCGCGAACTCGACGCCGACGAGCTCGCGGACTGTACGATGTACGCCAGCACGGAGCCGTGTCCGATGTGCGCGACCGCGATCCACTACGCGGGGATCGGGCGGGTCGTCTTCGGCGTCGACGGCGAGACGCTCGGCGAACTCTCCGGCGACGTGGTGCCGATCCCCCTCGAAGAGGTGATCCGGCGCGCCGACGGCGACACGACCGTCGAGGGCCCGATCGCCGTCGACGCCGCGATGGCGGTCCACGACGACTTCTTCCGCGAGCCGTGA
- a CDS encoding carbohydrate kinase family protein, producing the protein MRGDGIRDDGTPAVLSVGAAAIDEWYAISNLPEPDGGAFAHEVTSAFGGVGANVAVALDRLGRDAGLVSRVGDDEYGRRALAYLDETGVDGTHVAVGDDPHTRSLILRDPDGERAIVTAGESFRGLRLGDDALAAMADADAVFLTAYAPDRAARRVLDRVESLRESAADSGATPPALIFDLSGSVEELVGRGTEPATIHRFLHRADLFVADGVAAPAFFGSAKAAVGRIADAQRRAVASDAGSDAASASRSRRGPTWPRAVLTHGADGMTAVAGGEATEFDAFDVETVDATGAGDAFTAGLIDRWIAGRSPEASGEPDGDGDRDGGRDEVASGVRFAAAVAAINCTSRFTQPGLPTRCEVESFLAERGFGTD; encoded by the coding sequence ATCCGCGGCGACGGCATCCGCGACGACGGCACCCCCGCGGTCCTCTCCGTCGGCGCCGCGGCCATCGACGAGTGGTACGCGATCAGCAACCTCCCCGAGCCGGACGGCGGCGCGTTCGCTCACGAGGTGACCTCCGCGTTCGGCGGCGTCGGCGCGAACGTCGCGGTCGCGCTCGACCGCCTCGGGCGCGACGCCGGCCTCGTCAGCCGCGTCGGCGACGACGAGTACGGCCGGCGCGCGCTGGCGTACCTCGACGAGACCGGCGTCGACGGGACCCACGTCGCGGTCGGCGACGACCCCCACACGCGCTCGCTCATCCTCCGCGACCCCGACGGGGAGCGCGCCATCGTCACCGCGGGCGAGAGCTTCCGCGGCCTCCGGCTCGGCGACGACGCGCTCGCGGCGATGGCCGACGCCGACGCCGTCTTCCTCACCGCCTACGCCCCCGACCGCGCGGCGCGGCGGGTGCTCGACCGCGTCGAGTCGCTCCGGGAGAGCGCGGCCGACTCGGGCGCAACCCCGCCCGCGCTGATCTTCGACCTCTCCGGGTCCGTCGAGGAGCTGGTCGGACGCGGGACGGAACCGGCGACGATCCACCGGTTCCTCCACCGGGCCGACCTGTTCGTCGCCGACGGGGTCGCCGCCCCGGCGTTCTTCGGCTCGGCGAAGGCGGCGGTCGGGCGGATCGCGGACGCGCAGCGCCGAGCGGTCGCGTCCGACGCGGGATCCGACGCGGCGTCCGCATCGCGGTCGCGACGCGGGCCGACGTGGCCTCGCGCCGTCCTCACGCACGGCGCGGACGGGATGACGGCGGTCGCCGGCGGCGAGGCGACCGAGTTCGACGCGTTCGACGTCGAGACGGTCGACGCGACCGGCGCCGGCGACGCGTTCACCGCCGGGCTGATCGACCGGTGGATCGCGGGACGGTCACCGGAGGCGTCCGGGGAGCCGGACGGCGACGGCGACCGCGACGGCGGCCGCGACGAGGTCGCCTCCGGCGTCAGGTTCGCGGCCGCGGTCGCGGCGATCAACTGTACGAGCCGGTTCACGCAGCCGGGGCTCCCGACGCGGTGCGAGGTCGAGTCGTTCCTCGCGGAGCGCGGGTTCGGGACCGACTGA
- a CDS encoding BtpA/SgcQ family protein encodes MEFESTFGTAAPLLGMVHLPPLPGAPRAPDDGREAMRAAVDRAASDARALDRGGVDGIVIENFGDAPFYPDEVPPHVVAGVTRAATAVADETDLPLGINVLRNDAEAALSVAAAVGADFVRVNVHTGARVTDQGIVQGRAHETLRLRDRLGVDVGVFADTDVKHSAPLTPAGYTAESFADTAERGLADAVIASGPGTGEAVDADALEAVVAERDRHGLDTPVLVGSGVTPETVADLLGVADGAIVGTALKDGGETTAPVDADRVADLVAAADAVR; translated from the coding sequence ATGGAGTTCGAGTCCACCTTCGGCACGGCCGCGCCGCTGCTCGGCATGGTCCACCTCCCGCCGCTCCCCGGGGCCCCGCGAGCGCCCGACGACGGGCGCGAGGCGATGCGCGCGGCGGTCGACCGGGCCGCGAGCGACGCGCGGGCGCTCGACCGCGGCGGCGTCGACGGGATCGTGATCGAGAACTTCGGCGACGCGCCGTTCTACCCCGACGAGGTCCCGCCCCACGTCGTCGCGGGCGTGACGCGCGCCGCGACCGCGGTCGCCGACGAGACGGACCTCCCGCTCGGGATCAACGTCCTCAGAAACGACGCCGAGGCCGCGCTCTCGGTCGCCGCCGCGGTCGGCGCCGACTTCGTCCGCGTGAACGTCCACACCGGCGCCCGGGTGACCGACCAGGGGATCGTCCAAGGGCGCGCCCACGAGACGCTCCGCCTCCGCGACCGCCTCGGCGTCGACGTCGGCGTCTTCGCCGACACCGACGTGAAACACTCCGCGCCGCTGACCCCGGCGGGATACACCGCCGAGTCGTTCGCAGACACGGCCGAGCGCGGCCTCGCCGACGCCGTCATCGCCTCCGGACCCGGGACCGGCGAGGCGGTCGACGCGGACGCGCTGGAAGCGGTCGTCGCCGAGCGCGACCGCCACGGCCTCGACACGCCCGTCCTCGTCGGCAGCGGCGTCACGCCGGAGACGGTCGCCGACCTGCTCGGCGTCGCGGATGGCGCCATCGTCGGCACCGCGCTCAAGGACGGCGGCGAGACGACGGCCCCGGTCGACGCCGACCGCGTTGCGGACCTCGTCGCGGCCGCCGACGCGGTGCGGTGA